The following coding sequences lie in one Aquabacterium sp. A3 genomic window:
- a CDS encoding acetyl-CoA carboxylase carboxyltransferase subunit alpha — protein sequence MSKRHFLEFEQPIAELESKIEELRYVQSESAVDISEEIERLSKKSQQLTKDIYSSLTPWQVTQIARHPQRPYTLDYVNELFTDFQEMHGDRHFADDLSIVGGLARFNGQPCMVLGHQKGRDTKERAARNFGMSRPEGYRKALRLMQTAEKFGLPVFTFVDTPGAYPGIGAEERNQSEAIGRNIFEMAKLEVPIITTIIGEGGSGGALAISVADQVLMMQYSVYSVISPEGCASILWKTADKASDAAEALGITAHRLKALGLVDKIVSEPVGGAHRDHKQACANLKRALNDALRQVSDLKVKDLLQTRYDRLQSYGRFNDTKEH from the coding sequence ATGAGCAAACGGCATTTCCTGGAGTTCGAGCAGCCCATCGCCGAGCTTGAATCCAAGATCGAAGAGTTGCGCTACGTGCAAAGTGAGTCGGCCGTCGACATCTCGGAAGAGATCGAGCGGCTGAGCAAAAAGAGCCAGCAACTCACCAAAGACATTTATTCCAGCTTGACGCCGTGGCAGGTCACGCAGATTGCCCGCCATCCGCAGCGTCCGTACACGCTGGATTACGTCAACGAGTTGTTCACGGACTTCCAGGAGATGCATGGCGACCGCCACTTTGCCGATGACTTGTCCATCGTGGGCGGCTTGGCCCGCTTCAACGGACAGCCGTGCATGGTGCTGGGCCACCAAAAGGGGCGGGACACCAAAGAGCGGGCGGCGCGCAATTTCGGCATGTCACGTCCGGAGGGCTACCGCAAGGCCCTGCGGCTGATGCAAACGGCCGAAAAGTTTGGCCTGCCGGTGTTCACGTTCGTGGACACGCCTGGCGCCTACCCCGGCATCGGTGCTGAGGAGCGCAATCAATCCGAGGCCATCGGGCGCAACATCTTCGAGATGGCCAAGCTGGAAGTGCCCATCATCACCACCATCATTGGCGAAGGCGGATCGGGTGGCGCATTGGCCATCAGCGTGGCCGATCAGGTGTTGATGATGCAGTACTCGGTGTACTCGGTCATCTCGCCGGAGGGGTGTGCCTCCATCCTGTGGAAGACGGCCGACAAGGCCTCGGACGCCGCAGAAGCCCTGGGCATCACAGCGCATCGCCTCAAGGCCCTGGGGTTGGTGGACAAGATCGTCAGCGAGCCCGTGGGCGGGGCTCACCGTGATCACAAGCAGGCTTGCGCCAACCTCAAGCGCGCCTTGAACGACGCCTTGCGCCAGGTGAGTGACCTCAAGGTCAAGGATTTGCTGCAGACACGTTACGACCGCCTGCAAAGCTACGGTCGGTTCAACGACACCAAAGAGCATTGA
- a CDS encoding DNA-3-methyladenine glycosylase family protein, translated as MPGTKTGSASSAGKLVTPPYWDEACRHLAKRDRVMRKLMTDHGSARLYSRGDAFTTLARSIVGQQISVKAAQAVWERLLVLLGQDLSVARSPVAAVELLQQPVDALRQVGLSARKVDYLHDLARHFDSGQVHVTQWQDMDDEAIIDELVAIRGIGRWTAEMFLIFHLMRPNVLPLDDLGLIKGISVNYFSGEPVSRAEARELAEAWSPYRTVGTWYLWRSLDPVPVEY; from the coding sequence ATGCCTGGCACCAAAACCGGCTCTGCATCATCTGCTGGCAAGCTCGTCACGCCACCGTACTGGGACGAGGCGTGCCGCCACCTGGCCAAGCGAGATCGGGTCATGCGCAAGCTCATGACCGACCACGGCAGCGCGCGGCTGTACAGCCGCGGAGACGCCTTCACCACATTGGCCCGGTCCATCGTGGGGCAGCAGATCTCCGTCAAGGCGGCTCAGGCGGTGTGGGAGCGTTTGCTGGTGCTGTTGGGCCAGGACCTGAGCGTGGCCCGTTCGCCAGTGGCGGCCGTGGAGTTGCTTCAGCAGCCGGTGGATGCCTTGCGACAGGTGGGATTGTCTGCCCGCAAGGTCGACTACCTGCACGATCTGGCGCGGCATTTCGATTCCGGGCAGGTGCATGTCACTCAGTGGCAAGACATGGACGATGAGGCCATCATTGACGAACTGGTGGCGATTCGGGGCATCGGTCGCTGGACGGCCGAGATGTTTTTGATTTTTCACCTGATGCGCCCCAATGTGTTGCCCCTGGACGATCTGGGGCTCATCAAGGGCATCAGCGTGAACTACTTCAGCGGTGAGCCGGTGTCGCGGGCCGAGGCGCGTGAGCTGGCCGAGGCCTGGTCGCCGTACCGCACCGTGGGCACCTGGTACCTGTGGCGCAGCCTTGACCCGGTGCCGGTGGAATACTGA
- the cysS gene encoding cysteine--tRNA ligase, with product MSLRVFNSLTRQVEPFVPLTPGQVRMYVCGMTIYDLCHVGHARMMMAFDVVQRWLRTSGFAVTYVRNITDIDDKIIRRAVERGITIRELTTEMAQAMHEDIAALGIEPPTHEPRATDYVPQMLDLIGKLESRGLAYRASNGDVNYAVRRFEGYGKLSGKSLDQLRAGERVAVDDGKHDPMDFVLWKAAKPEEPADAKYGSPYGDGRPGWHIECSAMSCSLLGEHFDIHGGGLDLQFPHHENEIAQSEGASGKPFVNYWLHNGFVNVDNEKMSKSLGNFFTIRDVLQKYDGETIRFFMLRTHYRSPFNYSDVGLDDARAGLRRLYTALDAAPQTQGVEVDWSDPHAARFKVAMDEDFNTPIALAVLFDLANELNRSGSAAVAGLLKALGGVLGLLQQGPQRYLQGGAAAGVDVAAIEALIAQRAQAKKARDFALSDRIRDELASMGITLKDSPQGTTWVKA from the coding sequence ATGAGTTTGCGTGTTTTCAACAGCCTGACGCGTCAGGTTGAGCCTTTCGTGCCCCTGACGCCCGGACAGGTCCGGATGTATGTGTGCGGCATGACCATTTATGACCTGTGTCATGTGGGCCACGCCCGCATGATGATGGCCTTCGATGTGGTTCAACGCTGGTTGCGCACCAGTGGGTTTGCGGTCACCTATGTGCGCAACATCACCGACATCGATGACAAGATCATCCGCCGTGCCGTGGAGCGTGGCATCACCATCCGCGAACTCACCACCGAGATGGCGCAGGCCATGCACGAAGACATCGCGGCCCTGGGCATCGAGCCTCCCACGCACGAGCCACGTGCCACGGATTACGTGCCGCAGATGCTCGACCTGATCGGCAAGCTGGAGTCGCGGGGGCTGGCCTACCGCGCCTCCAATGGCGATGTCAATTACGCCGTGCGTCGATTTGAGGGGTATGGCAAGTTGTCCGGCAAGAGCCTTGATCAACTGCGCGCTGGCGAGCGGGTGGCGGTTGATGATGGCAAGCACGATCCAATGGATTTCGTGCTTTGGAAGGCCGCCAAACCCGAAGAGCCAGCCGATGCAAAGTACGGCTCGCCGTATGGCGACGGGCGCCCTGGCTGGCACATCGAGTGCTCCGCCATGAGCTGCAGCTTGCTGGGCGAGCACTTTGACATCCATGGGGGCGGGCTGGATCTTCAGTTTCCCCACCACGAAAACGAGATCGCGCAAAGCGAAGGTGCGAGTGGCAAGCCGTTCGTCAATTACTGGTTGCACAACGGCTTTGTCAACGTCGACAACGAAAAGATGTCGAAGTCGCTGGGCAACTTCTTCACCATCCGCGATGTGCTGCAGAAGTACGACGGTGAAACGATCCGCTTCTTCATGTTGCGTACGCACTACCGCAGCCCGTTCAATTACAGCGACGTGGGTCTGGACGACGCCAGGGCGGGCTTGCGCCGTCTGTACACGGCGCTGGACGCCGCGCCACAGACCCAGGGCGTGGAGGTGGACTGGTCAGATCCACATGCCGCCCGGTTCAAGGTCGCCATGGACGAGGACTTCAACACCCCGATCGCGCTGGCGGTGCTGTTTGACCTGGCCAACGAGTTGAACCGTTCCGGTTCTGCCGCAGTGGCTGGATTGCTGAAGGCCTTGGGTGGTGTGCTGGGCCTCTTGCAGCAGGGGCCTCAGCGGTACCTGCAAGGCGGTGCAGCCGCTGGTGTGGATGTGGCGGCCATCGAAGCGTTGATCGCTCAGCGTGCGCAAGCCAAGAAGGCCCGAGATTTTGCCTTGTCCGATCGCATCCGTGACGAGTTGGCCTCCATGGGCATCACGCTCAAGGACAGCCCTCAAGGCACGACCTGGGTGAAGGCCTGA